GGCCTTCCTTTTGAGGCATCAAGAAGACTTTGGGAGCTGTTTCTTGAAGGGCTCAGGATTGTCTCCGAGTACGGCGTTCCTTTGGAGCTCAGAGTTCCCGTGGCGAGGGGGCTCGAACAGTGGCCTTGGGTAGAAAGGGCTCTAAGAGAAGTTGAGACTGACTTCTACGTCGTGCTAAACCCGCTCGTTGGCACACCCATGACGAGTCCCCGTGATAGGGAGTGGTGCTCTAAACACTGCTGGCCGGAGGGGGAGATTGGGTTCCTTAGGGAAAAACTGGAGGATGTGGGAGTTAGAGTCTACGTAAATCATTTTGTCTGATTCCCGTCGGCTTCCTTTTTATGGCCATCCTTTCATGTGAGAGTTATTCTATTATTTCTGCATTGGGTAAAAATTTGCAAAGTTTTACTTTAATAAAACGTAATTTGTATGCAATTTTATATTTTAAAGTCATGTTATTCCGAATCTTATAAATTATAATACTATTTTATATCGTATTATGCTAAAAATCATCGAAAGTAAAAAATCGAGTCAAAGTTTGAGAGATAAGGTGAAACAAAGCAGTTTTATGTTTATAAAACATTTAGATGCTCATCTAAGAATTTAATAAAACGCGTTTTAGATGTTTAAAACCATTACCAACTCTGATTTGACCGGTATACTAGCCAAACCTGATCCCTTAATCTTTCTTCAAAAAGTCGTAGATGGCTCTAGTGAATCGTATTCTTCTCAAGAGCACTGAAGAAGAGAACCATTTATTGCTTCCAAGCTTTGTTTCTTTTTCTAAAAACTCCAAAACTTCACCTAGGCTGTCTGTCTTCAAGAGAGGTGGAGAATTAAACATTGCCCTGACGCTTTCCCTAACAAACCATACGCCAACTGGTATCCTAAAGCCGGGATAAATCTCTCTAAGAAGTATCGCGGTAGCTTGCCGTTTTATTCTCTTCAGATATTCGAGAGTCGCAAGCATACTCGCATAATAACAGCCACCTATGCTCGGGTAGCTTGTCCTCCCATGGTAATCCTCATAATCGCCTTCGACAACAACCTTACCCACCCCCGGATTCCAAGTGGAACCGGGCCACCATGCCTCCATCCATTCATAACTCCATTTTGCTGGGTATAAAATGGCAATAAAGAGATTCTCGTGAACGCGATATCTAAACACAAGGATATCATTTAATGGATTGTATTCTTTTATCTCCCTGATGAGCTTTTTACAGAGCATGCTATCTACCGCAGTGATGCTCCACCTTGTGGGAACGAGTCTTCTCTGTTTTTTAATTCCAAGTGCTCCGGTGCTGAATATCTTTTGTATGTACGACACGGGCAATCCAGATTCATAGAGGCTAACAACGGCCTCAAATGCCGGTAAATCTGTATCATCATGGGCTTTCTCCACAGGCCTTGGAATTGAGGGGTTTCCAATGACCTTCATGTTTGCAAGGGGAGATCTTGGTCCTTGTGGGGGCTCTTGTTCACTGAACGTCATGAAAAGTCTTGGTGGTTTTTTAAGGGCAAGTTCAATATCAACGGGCTTGGAACTCATGGCCAAAAGTCTCAACTCCTCTATAAGCTTGTCTTCCGGCTTTTTGACGTTTGCTATTTTGATCCCTGTGATCAGGCTCCAGCGATATTCGAGAATATCCTCTACGTTCCTATTAATCCACATCTCAGGAAAATCAAAGATATTCGTATCCCCCACCAAGGGAGGTGTTGCCGGTCCTATTCTCACGTATGGATAACCAATTCTACCAACAAAGACCGATGGGGGTGTTGAACCTTCGATAACTTTTGAAGAAACAGAGCGCCTAATTCGTAAAGTGGCCCGAGCCCTCGCTACTACGGGGCAGTATGCAAGGCCGCACCATCCTCGCCCTCTGCACAATATACACAAACCAGGATCCGGCTTCATTCACTGACTACCGTACATATGTCACAACAAGGGATAATTAAAGGTTACGAGGATATGGAGCCGGGACCGGGATTTGAACCCGGGACCTGCGGATTACGAGTCCGCCGCCCTACCGAGCTAGGCTACCCCGGCACACCCAAGTGTGATGATAAAAGAGAAATTTATAAGCTTTTTCATACCAGTTCTCTGCCCGTGGTGGTCATGACCAGCTTTCCATGCTTTACCCCTTTCAGGCTAATTAGTCTCTCGGCTATTCTTTTTATTCTGCTGGCTTTTCCCTTAACGACTATAACCTCGAGGCAATTGTGCTTGTCCATGTGAACGTGAAGGCTGGAGATGATTTCATTTACATAATCATGCTGCATGTCAAGGAGTTCCTTCACCACATCGGCCTCATCATGATTGTAAACAATGGTTATAGTTCCGGCAACTTCCTTATCCCCCTCCTCCCACTCGTGTCTAACTATAAAATCCCTCACCAGATCCCTAATTGCTTCGCTTCTGTTAGCGTATCCCTTTTCCTCTATAATGGCATCAAACTTTTCCAGGAGATCTTCCGGCATCGAGACACCAAAACGGATTATTCTCACCACAATCACCAGTGCATTTTTATACCCCGGGTATTTAAATTTTGGCAAAAGAAAAGTAGATAAGCATTGAGGAGATAATAAAAAACATGGGAAAAAAGTTTGTTGTTGATACCAAAAAAATCCTCATTGGACTTTTCTTGGCGTATTTAATCCTCCTTTTCTGGAGCATGAGAGCTGTACAGCCTCCTCCACAACGGATCACCCAAAGAGACCAGGAGATATATGAGATTGCATCAAAGCTGGGGTTTCTTGATGATGGGAAGTTAAGCGAAGAGGAGAAAGACATAGCAAATAAAATATACCCTCTCTACAAATACAGAGGTACACTGCTTGATGAAGTGGAGACCGACAACTTACTTCTCCTCGCAAATTTAAGCGAAAGGGTCAGTAGAGTTCTTGAAAAAGTTCCATATCCTCTAAGAGATGATATGATTCGTTTTCTTTTTTCAGAAAGCCCCTATACCCTTGAAGAATTCTCTAGGAGGGTAGCGATATTTGAGGATCAGGTAAGCGAATTCCTTGAAACTTACAACCAGTTGCCACCAAGAATTAGAAACGGTATAGAAAACTCCCAAAACATCTACGCCGCCCGTACGTTGCAGAATTATATTGCCCTAATAAAGGCTCTCCACATGGCCCTTTATGAACTCCCTCCAGATGTGAAGAACGCTATAGACAACATGAATGGAATAATAGATAGATTCGAGCCTTATGAGATAGAGGAATTTCTTGAAAGCCTTGGCTCGATAGAGAGTTACCTAATTGCCAACCAAACCTTTAGGGAGTGGTTTATAGAGAACTCGGCAAGATTTGAAATCACCGAGGTAAATCTCAGTTGGGAGGCATTTTTGAAAGAGCAAAGAAGCGACACGATAGCCCCTAAGATATGGGGAACTGTAGAAAGCGAGGGCAAGAAGATTAAAGTCGCCTTTACAGTAAAGGACAACATGAATCCACCAAAAGAACTCATTGTTAAGGTGGAGGAGAGAGAATATCGGGTAGACATTAAAACCGCTTCTCTCACTTACAGCTCAATAATGGAGTTCCCGCTTGAGTGGGGGGAGTATAACATAACGATAAAAGGAAGCGATTACCATGGAAACTCCAATTCAATCCGGGTGGAGTTTTCCCATTACCCAGAAATTTTTGAGATAAAATTCGATGGAAGCGGCGAATGGTTTCAGAATGCCCACCCTTACAGAAGAGATGAGTTAGAATACATATGGCGGTCAGCTGCTACTTACAAACCCCTCCATGTATACAAGATCATTTATCCGGATTTGGGGTTTGACAGGTATGGCAAAATCAAGATGGGTGAAGCTATGAAATTCTTTTATGAAAGAGCTAAAGAAGACTTCTTCCGATTTTACAACAAACCTTTACCCTTTTACTCCATAACCCCCTTACACATAGCCTATTTTGTAAACAGCTATGTCCATTCCTACGATTTGCCCATAATAAAAACCCTGAGGTCAGGCATATGCGGTTACGATGGGGAAACCCAAGTTGTTCTCATGAACAACCTTTTCATGGACTTCAACCTTAAAGCGTGGGCACTTCAAATCCCAGCAAGCATTAGCGGATGGAAGCTCGATCACTCAGAGATAATAGTGATATGGGATGTGCCCCTTTTAGTAGGAAGCAACTATAGGGGCCTTTACGTCCTTGGAAAAGACCCCTACATATCAAATGAGAACCTTTTCTATCCCTATGATGGGGATTGGTTTAAGAGGTATTATGACGATACGGTAGAGATGATGGTTCTTGGGATACTTCCTTACAGGCCAGATGTTACTGCGGTGGAGGATTTTTACAAGCGCTTTAATGTATCTGTAACTCCAGCGTATCCCTACAAAAACCTCATGGAAGAGCTGATCACGGGATATGAGTTCTTTGCCTCCTACGTGACTTTCAACATAAGCGAGCAATACGTGCAGGGGTTGCTGGAGATGGTAAAGGAAGGGAACTTGAGCGTTTTAGATGAACTCAACAAGCTCGAAGCGGCAAGGGCCTTATGGTACAGACTGGATGGACACAACCTCTATTATGGTCCAAAATACACCCCCGACTATGTCACGGTAACAAAAGATGGAAAATTCTACTACGTTCATAAAAACCGCTCCAAGGCTTTTTCCACATCATAAGGGTGATCAAGAACTACCACCCCTTCCCTTCTTAACGCTTCGAGATGTTCAAGATCAATTTTGCGTGGATAGATTTTAAAGAGCTCCCCGCTAGGGGCTTTGGTTTCCACAACTGGCTTGGAATCTGTTGGGACTAGTATTAATGGCACTCTACTTTTCAAGGCTTGAGATGCACAGCATGAAAGCAAAGAGTCTGCTATGCCAAGTCGTATCTTTGCAACCGTGTTTGAAGTTGCGGGGGATATTACAAAGACGTCAAATTTACCCAGATTGAAGGCACCGCATGAAGGAAATGAGCGTCCCTGTCTGGATTCCTTAACGAGAGGGAAGCTTCCTATTCTTTCGAGAACTCCATACATTCTGGCTACCTCTTCTCCAGCCGAGGACAGGAATATTTTGATCTCATGCTTGTCCCTTAATTTTTCTAGTACCTCAACGCTTTCCAGAAGCAGATGTCCAGCACCACTGATTCCCCATGCAACTCTCAACTCTTCCACCACTTGGATGTTGGGAACAAAGTTTTAAGCATTTTTGCTAAACTTCCCCGGTGGGCAGAATGGAGATTCCAAACTATGGAAGGGTAACAGCACAAACTGTCATATTCGACCTAAATGGAACATTAGGCCTTGAAGGAAAAGTAAGAGAGGAGATAAAGGAGCTTTTAAGGAAACTTGGCGAAAAATATGAAATAGTCGTTCTAAGCTCCGATACATTTGGAAATCTGGAAGACGAGTTTAAGGGCATGAAGATTAAAATAGAGAAGGTCAAAGATGGCAACGAAAAGCTTCAGAAAGCATTAAAATATGAACCCTACATTGGAGTTGGCAACGGCAATAACGACGTCAGAATGCTTGAGAATGCCGAGCTTGCCATATGCGTAATAGGGGAAGAAGGAGCCAGCGTCGAGGCATTGCTGGCAAGTGATATAGTGGTTAAGGACGTTAGAGATGCTATTAACCTGCTGCTAAATGAGAAAAGGTTAACAGCAACGCTTAGGGGTTGAGGAGTTTAGTTAACTGTACAACGATTCCGGAAAGTTAAAAGGTAATAAGGGGTAGTTAATAGAGGCGGATGATGAGAAACTCTGGCGGAGTGATGAAGAACCCTATGAGCGCTGACGCTTCTTCCCTTTCTTTTTAGGAAGCAGTCTAACCTTACTCCCGCAGTCGGGGCATATGTCTTCTGGCGGTTGAGTTTCGAACTTTCTCCCACAGCCAATGCAGACGTAGCGCCATTTTATGACCTCCTTTATTCCACGCTTCAGCGTTCTAAACTTTAAGCCAAGAAGGGTTGCAATGTTTTGAAGGTTGTAGTCATCGGTAAAAATCTCTCCCCTGAGTTCATGGGCTAAGGCCAAGATTTCAATATCCGCTTCGCTTAACTCTCCAAGCTCCCCGCTCTCTAAAGCTTTCTTCTTAACAGCCTCTATGCCCTCCCTTGAGGGAACGAGAACCTTAACCTTTCCCGCACTAATCAAGCTTTCAACGAATACCCTGGATTCCGGGTCTTTAATCTCTTCAAGCACCTTTGGACTTGTGACCCCTTCAACATCGACCCCTTGAAGGAATATTGAAGCATCTATAACAAGCATGATGTGCGATTGGAAAAAAGGGTTAAAGGGTTATCGCCCTATTACTGGATGGTGAAAACAATGAGAATAGACCTCAACTCTGACCTCGGTGAAAGCTTTGGGAGGTACAAGCTTGGGCTTGATGAAGAGGTTATGAAGTACATAACATCGGCAAACGTTGCATGCGGCTGGCATGCCGGTGATCCGGTGGTAATGAGAAAAACTGTAAAGCTTGCAAAAGAGCTGAACGTTGCCGTCGGAGCTCACCCAGGTTATCCAGACTTAATGGGTTTTGGAAGGAGGTACATGGACATAACGCGGGAAGAGGCAAGGAATTACATCCTCTACCAGATTGGGGCATTATATGCGTTTGTGAAGGCCGAAGGGCTGGAGCTCCAGCATGTTAAGCCCCATGGGGCACTTTACAATGCACTCGTTAAGGACGAAGGGCTTGCAAGGGGAGTCTTAGAGGGAATAGCAGATTTCAACAAGAGGCTTATTTTCGTTGGGCTCTCAATGTCAAAGCCATTGGAGATTGCAGAAGAGATGGGGCTAAAGGTGGCCCATGAGGTATTTGCTGACAGAGCCTATAATCCAGACGGCACACTTGTCTCAAGAAGAAAACCCGGAGCGGTCATTCACGATAAGGAGCTGATAGCGGAGAGGGTAATCTCAATGGTCAAAGACGGGGGCGTTAAGGCAATTAACGGCGAATGGGTTGAGCTCAAAGCGGACACAATCTGCGTCCATGGAGATAATCCTCAAGCTGTTGAGATAACAGCGTACATAAGAAAGCGCCTTGAGGAAGAGGGGATAAAGGTTGTTCCCATGAGGGAGTTTATTTAGACCCTTGGAAAGTTTAATAATGAACCAACAATGTCCACGGGAAGGGACATGCCGAACATCGTTGATGCCTCAAAGGAATTTTTGCTAAAAATCTTGAAGGAAGGGACATACAATGGACTAACGGCTGTAACCTACAACACAAGGCATTTTGAAAAAGGTCTCTGGGAGGAATCCCAAAATCTGACTGTAGGTGATTTCTATGTTTCCAATTTTTAAACCGGCTGGCGATTCAGCCATAGCAATAATTTTTGGCGATGAGATAGATGAAAATGTTAATAAAAAAGTCCATGCCGTTGCGGAAGCAATTGAAGAAGCAGCTCCAGAGTGGCTCATTGAAGTTGTGCCCACTTACACAAGCGTTTATATCTACTATGATCCCCTCAAAATCTCATACTCTGAAGTTCTCGAGGCCGTAAAGCCTTTCCTTTCTGCGGAGCCCAGAGAGGAGGAAAAGAGAATCATCGAGATACCTGTTGCCTACGGAGGAGAATTCGGCCCGGACATAGAGTTCGTTGCGAAGTACAATGGACTAACGGTTGAGGAGGTCATTGAGATACACTCAAAGCCCCTCTACAGAGTTTATATGCTTGGATTTCTCCCGGGGTTTGCATATCTTGGCGGGATGGACGAGAGAATTGCAACACCAAGGCTTGAGAAGCCTCGCTTAAAAGTTCCAGCCGGGAGTGTGGGCATAGCTGGGAAGCAAACGGGATGGTATGCCATAGAAAGCCCGGGGGGATGGCGTTTAATTGGAAGAACACCCCTGAAAACTTTTGATCCTTCTAAAAGCCCGCCAAGTATAGTAAGGGCTGGGGACTACGTTAAGTTTAAGCCTATAAGTGAGGGGGAGTTCTGGGAGATTTATAAGCAAGAATGGGGCGAGAGCGATGATAGAGCTTGTTAACGTTCCTTCGCCAATGACAATCCAGGACTTGGGAAGGACAGGTTATCAAAAGTTCGGAGTGCCGGTAAGCGGGGTTATGGATGAGGTCTCTGCCAGATTGGCAAACTATCTCGTGGGGAATGGGGACAATGCTCCTCTGCTTGAATTCGTCCTGAGGGGACCAACCATAAGGTTTCACTCTTCAGCCGTTTTCGCCGTAAGCGGGGATGTTGATGCAAAACTAAACGGTATTCCCATTAACCCATGGGAGAGCCATTGGGCAAGGAGGGGCGATGTGTTGGAGGTAGGAACTCTAAAAAGTGGCATGTACGGCTACATAGCCTTTGCCGGAGGAATAAAATGTGAACCGATTCTTGGCAGCTGCTCCACCTATATGAGGGCTAAATTTGGAAAAGCACTCAAAAGTGGGGATGTCCTGAGGCTTGGATATGCTCCGCTACCGGAAAGAGAGGGAAAGAAGCTTCCGAAGGAATTAATCCCCAAATATTCGAACGAGAGTGAAGTTATGGTGATTTTAGGGCCCCAAGAGGAGCACTTCACAGAGGAGGGCATTAAAACATTCCTGAGCTCAACTTATGAAGTAACATCTGAGTCCGATAGGATGGGATACCGTTTAGAGGGTCCAGTAATAGAGCACTTGGAAAGAGGTGCCGATATAATCACCGATGCCATCCCCCCTGGGTCTATTCAAGTCCCAAAAAGCGGCAAGCCGATAATAATGCTCGCTGACAGACAAACAACTGGAGGATATGCAAAGATTGGGATCGTGGCAAAGGTGGATATTCCAAGGGTAGCTCAAACAAGGCCGGGAGGAAAGCTCAAATTTAGAGCAGTTAGCGTTGAAGAAGCTCAGGAGGCTTTGAGAAGACGCGAGGTAACGCTGGAGGCCGTAAAGATGTTCCTCCTCGGGAAGCTGAGGGCTTACAAATTGAAGGTGTTTGGAGAAGAGCTAATAGCCTTCACAAAAGTAGAAAAGAAGAGGTAGTCACTCTTTTTCCCGCATAACACGGACAAGTTTGTATTTTTTCCCATTACATTCAAAATCCCCGAGAATTTCAAGAATTTTGACACTGTCACCTTCAAAAAGCCCTTCGGGTCTAACGAGGTTTTGCTTCTCCGGATCACTGCAATCCACAAAGCTCAGCTTTATCTTAGATCCCACTATAGCTATTCTTGGCTCTATTGCTATTTCTATTGCCGGTTCCACTACTTCTACCACCCTTACTTTCCCCTCGTGGAGAGGACAGGAGTGCTCTATGTTTCTGACCCTTACAACTTTGTACCTCCTTCCAGGTTCGAGGTTACCTACGCAGACCCTTGCCAATCTGCAGCTTTTACATGGATCTGCTGGGCCGTAATAGATGAACTCTACCCCGGGTTTTGCAAGCTTTTCTCCAACCAGCGTGATTACCATTTTAACACCTCCTATGAAGGATGATCATATTACACCTGTTATTTTAGCCGCTTTCTCAGCCGCTTCCCTTGTGAGGCCATCTTTACCCAAAATCGTGTACCTCTCGGGCCTAATTGTGTGGGCTATTGTTAATGCTTCCACAATGTACTCCGGATCAATCCCCAACTCGTATGCATTAGTAGGTGCCCCAACCCTCTTTAAGGTTTCCCTAATCTTCTGCCACTTAAGGCCATGCAGATAAGCCATTATTATTGTTCCTACCCCACACTGCTCTCCATGAAGGGCAGGCTTTGGAGCTATTGCATCCAACGCATGGCTGAAGAGATGCTCCGCACCGCTTGCGGGTCTGGAGGAGCCGGCAATGCTCATTGCCACACCGCTTGATATCAATCCCTTTATCACCTTTCTCACACTTTCTTCATTGCCCAGTCGTATGATATTGGCGTTTTTGATAACCATCTTTGCGCTCATAAGAGAAAGCGAAGCAGCGTATTCACTGAAGTATTCCCCTTTGATCTTATGGGCCAGCTCCCAGTCCTTTACCGCTGTGAGGTTGCTTATCATATCCCCAACTCCAGCCGCGAGATACCTATAGGGAGCCGTTTTTATGACCTCCACATCCGCAATAATCGCTACGGGAGGACGGGCTTTTACTGAGGTTTTGGTGCCGAGGTCCTTTATTGAAGCGTTTGCACTCGCTATGCCATCGTGAGAAGCAGTTGTAGGAAAGCTTATGAAGGGAACATCGGCCTTAAAAGAAGCCAGCTTTGCTACATCTATTATGCTCCCTCCCCCAACACCGATAACCCAGTTTATGCCTTCATTCCCTATCACGTTGAGGGTCTTTTCAACTTCCTTCATTGAAGCTTCCTTCACCGTCAAGCTCTTTACATCAAAAAAATCCTTTAAGTGCTTCTCCACATCTTTTCCAGCAATTTCTTTTGTTTTTGGACCATAAAGAATTAGAGCCTTTTCACCCAATTTAAGTCGCTTGGCAACTTGGCCAACCTTATCCTTAAGGTTTTCGCCAAGAAGAACCTCCCTTGGTAGCTCCATTAAATGCATGATCATCCCCCTTCTATTCTTCTCCCTCGGAGCTTAAAAAATAATTGGAGGAAAAAGTTTTAACTTATCCCGGAATATTCCTTGCGGGTGATTAAATGGGCATCGGAGAGGTCTTTCAGAGATATTTCATAGACCCAATAAGGTATAATCAAGGCTACAACGTTGTAAACACCCTCACTTATGCAATAATTCTTGGATTGGCGGCGCTTGGAGTGTATAGAGTTCTCAAAAAACTCGGTATAGAATATGACAATGCATTCTTTAGGGCTTTAATCCCTTACATGATTCTGGGTGCCTTTGGGAGGGCCCTTACAGATGCGACGATAATCCCCAGAACTTATCTCACAGTTACGCCGGGCATATATTTTCTCGTGTTTGCAATAACCTTCTCCGCTCTTTTAATAACGCATAAATTCTTCGAAGACTGGAGAAAAGTTTTCCTTTACTTTGGATGGGTTCTCGTTGGGGGAGAAGTTCTGCTCCTGGTTTTTAATCTGGACAAGGTAAGCTTTAACTTCGAAGTTTTAAAGTACTTCATACCATTTGTATCCTTGGCACTATCCTTGATATACCTCCTTTCCAAGAGGATAAGGCTCGTGAGAGAAAACTACTACCTTTTCTATGCCCACTTCTACGACGCAACGACGACTTTCGTGGGGGTTGATTTTCTCGGCTACTGGGAGCAGCACGTGCTGCCAAGGTACCTCATGGGGCTAACCGGAACTGCCGCAGTTATGTACCTTTTGAAGTTTTCCGTTTTAATGGTCGCCCTCTACCTGATGGAAGAGCTTCAGGAGAGCGAAAGTGAGAAGGAGCTTATGGATTTTATAAAGATGGTAATGTTTATCCTCGGCTTTGCCCCTGGAACGAGAAACCTTCTGAGAATGCTTATGGGGGTTTAGATATGCATGAATGGAATGAGATAGCCCTAAATCTCGCAAAGGATATTGAAAGAGAAGTAATGCCTCTCTTTGGGACAAAAAAAGCCGGAGAATTCATCGGGTTTAGCCCGAGTGGTGACAAAACTAAACTCGTAGATAAAGTTGCAGAAGATGTCGTTCTGGAGTACCTTAGACCCCTCGGCATAAACGTGGTGAGTGAAGAGATAGGGAACATAGAGGCTGGAAGTGAATACACTATTGTCGTTGACCCCATCGATGGTTCTTTCAACTTTATCCAAGGCATCCCTATCTTTGGATTCAGCTTTGCAGTTTTCAAAAATGAAAAACCCTCCTATGCTATGATCTACGAGTTCATCACAAAGAACGTTTATGAAGGAATTCCCGGTGAGGGAGCCTATTTAAACGGGGAAAGGATACGAGTTAGGCATTTAAATGAAAATTCCATCTCAATAAGCTTCTACACAAGAGGTAGGGGAGCAGAGCTCGTTGAGAAAGTTAAGAGAACAAGGGTTTTAGGTGCCATAGCAGTTGAACTTGCCTATCTCGCTAGGGGCTCTCTGGACGGTGTAATAGACATAAGGAATTATGTAAGGCCGACAGACATAGCTGCTGGCTATGTAATAGCAAAGGAAGCTGGAGCTATTATAACCGACGATAGCGGAGAGGAAATAAAGTTTAGATTAGATGCGAGGGAAAAGCTCAACATAATAGCGGTAAATGATAAGAGACTCCTTGAGCTCGTACTTGAAGTTATTTAATAAACGGCGAAAGATTTAAAAACAAAGCACAAAGATGTATATGCGGAAGTGCCGGGGTGGCTCAGCCTGGTCAGAGCGCCCGGCTCATAGGGCCGCTCCCCTTCGGGGGAGCCTGGGAAACCGGGAGGTCGCGGGTTCAAAGCCCGCCCCCGGCACCATTAGAATTTTTCTTGGTGTTCTCATGCTCCTCACAAATCACGCAAAGGAGAGGATAATCAAACGCCTTTCAAAAAGCAGAAGATATGAAAGAATTTACTCCGCTCTTCTGGATTTCCTTAAAGGAACAGAAAAAATTGAAGTTAACGATAGGATCGTTATATTCACGGATAAAAGAAAGTCCCTCGTGTGCTCCAAACTGGAATGGAGGAAACTCCCTACTGAAGAAATTTTTGGGAAAGTCGAAGACATTGAAGAAGCTTACGAGTGCGTATTTTGGGGAGACAAAAAAATTGTAAGGAAAACTACTCCGCGGAAGTTTTTAAGCGAAATTCCTGATGGCAGCTTTTACTTCTACATAAACAGGGAGAAGAGAGTTATCTATGTGGGGGAAGAAGAACCTTTGCTTGCCATAACATTCAGGCCCGCAAAAAGGAAAGAAAGGGACTACGTTGGAATTACAAATATCTCCCCAAAGGGTTCCTCTTGAATAAGCTCGACCTTCCCCATGTTTGCTAAAAACAGCAAGTAAAGGAATGTTCTCGCTATTATCTTAGGGGTTGGGTCAAATATCAGCTCCCAGAAGGATATTTTCTCCTTTGTTTCTTCGTAGAGCTCTTTGACTATTGCATAAAGCCTGTTCACGTGCTTCTCTATGTCCACCCTGAAGTCATCAACAACGAATATTTCCTCTTCAATATCAACTTTCTTTTTCATACTGGGTTTTTTCTTTTCCGCCTCTTCCAGTGCATCCATGAGGGCCTCAATGAGATCATCAAGGGTATAATAGCGCTCCACCCTTCTCAGCGGTGGCACGTAAGGTTCCACTTCAACCCTTATCCTTTCTTCCTCATTCTCTTCTTCCTCTTCCTCATTGCCGTAAAGCAGAGCTTCGGTTTTCATCCTAAGGAGGATGG
The Thermococcus sp. 2319x1 DNA segment above includes these coding regions:
- a CDS encoding Nre family DNA repair protein, with product MKPDPGLCILCRGRGWCGLAYCPVVARARATLRIRRSVSSKVIEGSTPPSVFVGRIGYPYVRIGPATPPLVGDTNIFDFPEMWINRNVEDILEYRWSLITGIKIANVKKPEDKLIEELRLLAMSSKPVDIELALKKPPRLFMTFSEQEPPQGPRSPLANMKVIGNPSIPRPVEKAHDDTDLPAFEAVVSLYESGLPVSYIQKIFSTGALGIKKQRRLVPTRWSITAVDSMLCKKLIREIKEYNPLNDILVFRYRVHENLFIAILYPAKWSYEWMEAWWPGSTWNPGVGKVVVEGDYEDYHGRTSYPSIGGCYYASMLATLEYLKRIKRQATAILLREIYPGFRIPVGVWFVRESVRAMFNSPPLLKTDSLGEVLEFLEKETKLGSNKWFSSSVLLRRIRFTRAIYDFLKKD
- the nikR gene encoding nickel-responsive transcriptional regulator NikR translates to MRIIRFGVSMPEDLLEKFDAIIEEKGYANRSEAIRDLVRDFIVRHEWEEGDKEVAGTITIVYNHDEADVVKELLDMQHDYVNEIISSLHVHMDKHNCLEVIVVKGKASRIKRIAERLISLKGVKHGKLVMTTTGRELV
- a CDS encoding flavoprotein gives rise to the protein MEELRVAWGISGAGHLLLESVEVLEKLRDKHEIKIFLSSAGEEVARMYGVLERIGSFPLVKESRQGRSFPSCGAFNLGKFDVFVISPATSNTVAKIRLGIADSLLSCCASQALKSRVPLILVPTDSKPVVETKAPSGELFKIYPRKIDLEHLEALRREGVVVLDHPYDVEKALERFL
- a CDS encoding HAD family hydrolase → MEIPNYGRVTAQTVIFDLNGTLGLEGKVREEIKELLRKLGEKYEIVVLSSDTFGNLEDEFKGMKIKIEKVKDGNEKLQKALKYEPYIGVGNGNNDVRMLENAELAICVIGEEGASVEALLASDIVVKDVRDAINLLLNEKRLTATLRG
- a CDS encoding type II toxin-antitoxin system VapC family toxin; the protein is MLVIDASIFLQGVDVEGVTSPKVLEEIKDPESRVFVESLISAGKVKVLVPSREGIEAVKKKALESGELGELSEADIEILALAHELRGEIFTDDYNLQNIATLLGLKFRTLKRGIKEVIKWRYVCIGCGRKFETQPPEDICPDCGSKVRLLPKKKGKKRQRS
- a CDS encoding LamB/YcsF family protein, translated to MRIDLNSDLGESFGRYKLGLDEEVMKYITSANVACGWHAGDPVVMRKTVKLAKELNVAVGAHPGYPDLMGFGRRYMDITREEARNYILYQIGALYAFVKAEGLELQHVKPHGALYNALVKDEGLARGVLEGIADFNKRLIFVGLSMSKPLEIAEEMGLKVAHEVFADRAYNPDGTLVSRRKPGAVIHDKELIAERVISMVKDGGVKAINGEWVELKADTICVHGDNPQAVEITAYIRKRLEEEGIKVVPMREFI
- the pxpB gene encoding 5-oxoprolinase subunit PxpB; the encoded protein is MFPIFKPAGDSAIAIIFGDEIDENVNKKVHAVAEAIEEAAPEWLIEVVPTYTSVYIYYDPLKISYSEVLEAVKPFLSAEPREEEKRIIEIPVAYGGEFGPDIEFVAKYNGLTVEEVIEIHSKPLYRVYMLGFLPGFAYLGGMDERIATPRLEKPRLKVPAGSVGIAGKQTGWYAIESPGGWRLIGRTPLKTFDPSKSPPSIVRAGDYVKFKPISEGEFWEIYKQEWGESDDRAC
- a CDS encoding biotin-dependent carboxyltransferase family protein, with product MIELVNVPSPMTIQDLGRTGYQKFGVPVSGVMDEVSARLANYLVGNGDNAPLLEFVLRGPTIRFHSSAVFAVSGDVDAKLNGIPINPWESHWARRGDVLEVGTLKSGMYGYIAFAGGIKCEPILGSCSTYMRAKFGKALKSGDVLRLGYAPLPEREGKKLPKELIPKYSNESEVMVILGPQEEHFTEEGIKTFLSSTYEVTSESDRMGYRLEGPVIEHLERGADIITDAIPPGSIQVPKSGKPIIMLADRQTTGGYAKIGIVAKVDIPRVAQTRPGGKLKFRAVSVEEAQEALRRREVTLEAVKMFLLGKLRAYKLKVFGEELIAFTKVEKKR
- a CDS encoding UPF0179 family protein, whose amino-acid sequence is MVITLVGEKLAKPGVEFIYYGPADPCKSCRLARVCVGNLEPGRRYKVVRVRNIEHSCPLHEGKVRVVEVVEPAIEIAIEPRIAIVGSKIKLSFVDCSDPEKQNLVRPEGLFEGDSVKILEILGDFECNGKKYKLVRVMREKE